The genomic DNA TACCTTAcgaaataaaacaggaaactaaacAAAACCCAAGGATCATGACCCAGAAGCTAATTTCTGTGAAATAGAACTCTGTATACTCTTTTCACAGACGCCTGCCTGAACCACCACTGCAAGAAGGGCAAAGTGTGTGAGGTCGATGAAAGCAACAcccccatgtgtgtgtgccaggACCCCTCCACCTGCCCCGCTGCTGAGGGAGAGTTCGAGCATGTGAGTTTGCTAACAATCAGCCCAAATTTGGCTTTAAACTAGAGATgatccgataccaataccagtgTTGGAAAAGTCTCAGATACCTcttaaaatgctggtatcggaaagtactggagtttatgcatcGATCTGATaccacttaaaggtgctgtaggtaggattgtgaagatccaggacttagtcaaaaaatgtgaacatcaacaacttctcattccctcccccctttctgctaaagcccaaaccggtctcctaagcccctgcccccacaagggagaatgaatgcgtgtgcatgatcagtgattgacatgcagttagacaccccctctagccctgattggtgcatctgaacaattcttttttaattacctgcttcatgtagttgtactcgaacatagggtcagtttcaccaaatatgacagaaagttagtttataagtattacctactgcacctttaatttagccctgaaaaaaatatactttaatatAGTTTATATGTGTTCTTTTTTCCGTCATGACTCACTGTCATACTGGATcgtaaaagaaagttctatggcattaattgtttgtgtttgttatgacctcataaggagaagattccagatcagcccatctgagctttcattttctcaaaggcagagcaggatacccagggcttggtttatacctatcaccatttctagccactgggggaccataggcaggctgggggaatgcatattaatgttaaaaaacctcatgaagtgaaattttcatgccatgggacctttaaaacataataaaatacagtatatgtactgtattttttaacacactggtatcggatcggtactcggtgtCAGCCGATAGGCATGTTCAGGTTTCGGAATCgctatcgggaagcaaaaaatggtatcggaccatctctggTTGAAACTGTGAATTCTTATTTATCCGTGCAGGTGAAATATCATCGCACAGAAGCTCAGCGATGTGAGAACTCATCTGTTTTTCCATCTCAGGTTTGCGGCACCGACAACAAGACCTTCGACTCCTCTTGCCAGTTCTTTGCCACCAAGTGCGCCCTGGAGGGAACCAAGAAGGGCCACAAGCTGCACATCGACTACATCGGACCCTGCAAATGTGAGCTCCCACACTCTTCTGCTTGTTACATTCCAAACTCTTAGTGTAGAAGAGTTTCCTAAAGAGTTTAATCTAATGTCCAAACCATACAACGATATAGAGGtcatttattcctaccctcttaTTCGACTCACAGAAGTGTTTTATAAATTACCGCCCCTAGcaggaaataataaataagtgttttccgtcctcatatctaaaccagagaacgtaacgGTCGTATCTTTAATGGTGATTTTGTGAAACGttcgcagtttggttaggttaaggcagtgtttctcaaattgGGATTAcgcgtacccctaggggtactttggagtagtGCAGGGGGTACATTGgatcttttaaaaatgtttatttaaaatatatcggtgatgcataattcctaaaatattATATACTATACAAATGAATGCATTTAGTAATACATTCTAAATATTAGAAATTAATTGAAAGCACATAAGTGTTTTATACTAacaatatcattttttttttactaaatcaGACATTGATGGCGGAGCGCTGTATTGTGCCTCTTTAGCTAGGCATttattttctaccaaaaatgttttgtacTTGTCTAGGggtatataaaatattttaatggGGGTACatcattgaaaaaagtttgaggaCCACTGGGTTACTCTTtcatcaccttacttcctgttttGCTCCTGTAATAATTACTTCAGCCACTAGTGGGTGCCGGTACTATAAACACAAATTTGACTCGCAATTGTTGTACTTTAGTGAGCGTTATTCCGGGGAGGACGGTCTCGATGTTTAGCTAAACATGTTCACAGTGTGATTCCTGAAGCGTTTACTGCGTTTCCACTGGCCCGTACTCGACACTTATTCTAGATGGTATCCCAAAATTACTAAACAGGCTTATAATCCAGTTCTGTTAAACCGTGATCTTTAAAATGATTTGATTCGTCTGAGATTTGGAAACTGATTAGAAGTGATGAGCAGCTCAAAAAGGTTAAACTGTACTTAAGGAATGATTAAAACTGTGCTGGGTCATTGAGTAAATGACTCTTTGGAGAGTTTGCTGCCTGGACACACCCGTCTCACTGCTTCCAGATGTCAACGTTGGCTGTGGGGAAAATGCCTCATTAAATCAAATGAGGCAGAAACATATGCATCTCATAATTTGAAAGGCCACTGATTTTTATTtgaagtttgtatttttaacaGTATAAATCTTGTCAATGCAACTTAACAATATGCAAATAAAGTGCGTCATCTCATCAGAAAACGTTTATTGCCACAACAAGTTACACTGAATGTATGTGGAATTTGCATTGGTGAATGGTGCAtacatgaacaaacaaacatattaaacatgaatatgaaataaacaataaatacagaaacaaatatatacgaatataattataattcttataataagaaaatataaaagCTAAATTAGCTCTGAACTGAGATCctttcaaaaacaaataaaaatagaatTTGAAGGTGGATTAAAGGAGCAGACACTCTCTTCTACAAAGCAACTGCAAACTTGTTTTAGGTACTAAAATCCATAATTTGTTTGCACACATCATTGTTTCCAGTTGTTATAGTATAGTGCAGATTTTAAGGAAAATATGATGAAATAGTGTGCTTTTTTTAGCTGCAATGCTATCTCATCTTCATTTGCAGTTCAcgaatgttgttttgtttgataACTTTTGGTGAGATTTCCACTTTTGAACActtaattttctgcattctggtgaaattttctgcaacaatttgtggcTTTTCTGTATCAATTGATGGtgtaaatgtctttatttatgtaaaggaaattataattttttttttggggggggggggtgcacaggcccctgtaaattacgcctgtgtgtttatctgtttgtTCACTATTGAGGGATCAGATGTATCTTGAGTTCCCTCTTATCTTTATGCTAAGCAACTAAAGTTAACTTGACTCTTTGCATTACTGAGACTGATGGGCGGGCTCAGCAGTAGGAGCATCTGTCTGGACATGCGGGCCACATTTCTTCCActtgacgcacacacacacacgcacacacacacacacacacacacacactctctctaagTGTGAGGACTGAGGGCTGAAAGGTTCAAGTGGAGATCAAGGTGGTGTTCAGTACACCAGAATAAAACAGGATACCGGTTGTTAATTTGTGATATTTTAAGGATGATGATTTACTTGAATAATGCTGCAGTAGTGATGATATGCTGACCAATTAAAACAACAATACTTACtaaacagttttgttttaatatATCCCAATGGACAAGAGGTCAGTTTCATCTTTTTAATTTCTAAATAAACGTCAAATATCAGCAGGTTTCAGTTTAATATACATTTATTGATTCTAACTCAAATATAAACATAAAGTGCTACAGTAAAGATCAATGGTCTTCTAAGTATCAGTAAATGGCTCACCGATATGTGTGAGTTATCACCATGAATAGTTTTCCTTGATGCTGACAGTTTTGTCCCCGCAGACATTGAGCCCTGCCTGGACAGCGAGCTGAACGAGTTCCCCCTGCGTATGAGGGACTGGCTGAAGAACGTCCTGGTGACTCTGTACGAGCGCGACGAGGACAACAACCTGCTGACCGAGAAGCAGAAGCTCAGGGTGAGTCGGCGGATTCTCTTCTCTGCCTGCATTTCGCCGGTCCCGCTGTAGAATGTGGAGGAACTGATTTAGGATAGTCTCATTGCTTCCCGCGAAAGTCAATACAAAGCCAAGTCAAATCAAAGATAGCGCCGATTGTCTTCCTTTCTCAAGATATCGAATATGATAATGATAAGGACTACTGTTTTTTCTATATAAATTAGAGATGttctgataccgataccagtaacAGAAACTCTCCAGTGCTGCCTAAAACACTGGTATCTGTATCGGAAAGTACTGGAGTCTATGCACCGATCAGATACCACgtcataaagccctaaagaaaatctactttaaagtagtttatttatgttatttaccCTTTACCGTTATgaccaaacaacaaacaaaccaacaacaacaatagaaatcatatcccatccatacagggactgtagtatacagctgttaaaacataataaaatatatgacacactggtatcggatcagtactcggtatcggccgaagttcaggtatcggaatcagtATCGGGAAGcgaaaaatggtatcggaccatctcttgTATAAATCCTTCTGGAAGTGGAGCAACATTCTAAAATTGTGATTTCATCTTTAAATAAGGGTttaaaaaagcagaatataCCCTAATGATACAAAGAAAATAGCATATGAAATACACAACGCACAAAATGTGGTATTGTCAAGTGTTTTAGGTCCTCATGACACGGCCATTTAAATGTACCGTACCtgctttgtgtattttttaGCTGTAGGTACTTTGGAACATAATCAGGGTGGCCTTGTCATAAGTTTAGGATGATACAATCacagacattgtgtgtgtgtgtgtgtgtgtgtgtgtgtgtgtgtgtgtgtgtgtgtgtgtgtgtgtgtgtgtgtgtgtgtgtgtgtgtgtgtgtgtgtgtgtgtgtgtgtgtttgtatgacgGAAAGGTGTGTCAGATGTTTGTTGGGTAACCATACAGatgtttttgtatgtttgtgtttttaatgttatctTTTGATTGTTGGAGCAGACGATGCAAGAACATTTTCTGTGTGAACAGACAAAGttgtatcttatcttatcttatgtgCTGCTGTTATGCTGTTAAATTTCAATGTTAACAAGCACAAACTTTAAAAGTAAGCATTTCATGTGCTCTTTCAGACCTCAGACATTAAAAAAAGTTGTGAAAGCGGACCAATAGTCTACAGGTTTTCACAAGCTACCTTATGTAGGTATGAGGATCAGAGACGCTTCACGCACagaataatttaaataaaagtccTTTACAAGAGAAATAACAGCCTACATTAATGTTACAAATATTGAGAGATATTACTATTGCTTTATGGCACTTGTTTAAAACACACAGTTTTATGCCTGAAATGGTAAAGATCAATGCCAAATCCAAACAGTTTAAGAGCGTAATTCTTTCAGACTGAGGAAATGTTTATGTGACTGAAATACACCTAAATACCACAGAAGTTATGGAACCACTGTAGCTTTTACACTCCACATATCTCGGTACACTCATCAGAGTTGATTTAGCTTTTGTGGAGCAttaagaatagttgaaaaaaaaactttcatttacaAAAGAGAACCAGCTTTTGGGCAGATTAAATGCAGCTTTTGACAACAATTTGACAACAGCAGTAGTTTTGCAAGTGTGCTGTCCTGCAAAACTATCTTTCTGGATTTAACTAGTCAATGATTATTAAACTTGCAGCACAAAATTAAACCCAATTTTGTACTTAAAGACTCCAAATAGCTCACAATCGACATCTAAAGCATGCAACTTTAGGGGTCTATGAGAGTTTATGTTTTGCTGATGTGGATGGTGTCCGTCCAATGTTTCAGGTGAAGAAGATCTACGAGAATGAGAAGAGGCTGCAGGCCGGCGAGCACTCTCTGGACCTGCTGGCTCACGACTTCGAGAAGAACTACAACATGTACATCTTCCCCGTCCACTGGCAGTTCGGCCAGCTCGACCAGCACCCCGGCGACGGGTACGTAGGGGCGAACAAGAACgagttgaaaaaataaaatcactttaGTATAGCaagactagtctcgcattgccagaccttcctccacagcgctgcggaggaagttTCTGGCTAGTCTAACACAGCACTcacaggatgggagaaaaacgtgctctggtttattggcatttctttaaaccaatcacaatcgtcttgggcatcAGTAAGTACCGATCGCAATTACGgggcctctgctaaatagcctggggaaggaacttgttttggtggaacatgtgtacgttcaaaagttgttttagttgtgcgacagaaaactcagattggacagatattctagctagctgtctggatttaccctgcagagatctgaggagctagaatgccaacacaaagaaagcggaaggtggcggacatccggcggaaacTTCCGGCAGCACAGGAGCAATCCTAAATGAATCATCATCGCTATAGACTATTTATAGTAAGACAGAACCATTCGGCTTCCACAACCTTCTTTCAGAGATTGAAAGAAAACAAGCTTTTGGACATAATTCAGGTTATATTCTGACAAGTCAGCACATGTAAGATCATGCAAACTAAAATACCCGTGCTGCTCGGGCAGTGGTTGAGCTCGTGGCAGACGGAGCTGATTGGTTTCCTCTGTTCTCACACCGCAGCAGCTGAGCTGATGGATCCAACTGTCGCCAGCTGCTGTTCACTTTATAACTACTTTTTCTGAAATACGATGATGTGGCTGATGGACTCTAAATGCACCGCCAAGAATCCacgttttcttttcttcatttctAAATAAGAATTTAATTCCTGGCAACATGCAGGAGATGAAATGTGGGCAAAGGCAAggtgttttaaaggtcccatatcatactcattttcaggttcatccttgtattttggatttctactagaacatgttgtcatgctttaatataaaaaaaaacataaattcatCTAAAACAGTGTGTCTGAACATACCTGTGttccccctctgtctgaaacgctcagTTTTGGcgtctgtctctttaagcccccctcctgaTAAAGCCCAGTTTCCTCTGATTTGTCAGCATTTCCGAGTCTTTCGATCTGGGCTCTCAGAGTCTCTGCACCGACATTGCAGttggggaatgactgtaacggcactgtagcggcTCTTTCTACCTACCTATGTATAGCAGCGACATCACAACCGTAaggaagtcctgacggctcgtttaaagacCCAGTTTCTAAAtacaggctgtgtgcatttctttgtggattgagcgttttgaaGCTTTCACAGTTTTTATATAtcacctcgacctgctttataattaaAAACAGACATGGAAATGTCACTtcttacaatatgggacctttaagtcgaCAAAGGTTGGACAATGACATCTAAAATTAGTTTTTATGTAAAAGCAGACAGGATATAGAAGAGGgtgattttctgcattttattttgacgTAATCACCAGCGTCTTCTGTGATAATGAGACAACAGTTGTCTTCATATTTTCTTATATGTCAACAAACTCTCAAACCAGGTTTGTCATGATCATGGGAGAATTATTTTGTGCTCAAATACAGAAACACGGATCCACCATAGTTGTTTTTGTGAAAGTGTTTTCCATTATGATCCTCATTTCCTTGTTTGTCTTGTCTGTATGCCACCAGGTACCTGACCCACACAGAGCTCTCCCCCCTGCGCGCCCCTCTCATTCCCATGGAGCATTGCACCACCCGCTTCTTCGAGCAGTGCGACGGCGACAACGACAAATACATCGCCCTGGACGAGTGGGCCAAGTGCTTCGGCATCAAGGACCGTGAGTATCGACTGCACCGTGCTTAAATActcaaatacacaaaataatccCTTACATATTCATAATTTTAACAAACCATGGGTTGTCCTTCCATCGACAATGAACTTGTTGTCTTTTCGGGTCtaaatttgaaaaatgtttttgaaaacctttttgtcttttttccccgatgttgttgtcactttatttaacatttttttataatttttttattcaaagtcaataaacctaatttatgtgacaataaacctaattttttagttttaaaaaaaacacccaaaattaaatgaaattaatTATTGATTTTACCTGCAAGATGGAACATACacccatgcatccatgttattttctgacagtttggttgaaagaaacccatatttctgatataaaaaaaactttaaaaacgggtcaaatttctcacgaagacaacacaagggttaaaatatgTATTGTTAATTGAAATTTGGAATATAAATTAGAAAACCTGTCATctaaattatatattatgtgATGTATATGATGTTCAAACACTGACACAATTTCTTTTTGTGcaattttgtagtttttgtgc from Perca fluviatilis chromosome 10, GENO_Pfluv_1.0, whole genome shotgun sequence includes the following:
- the sparc gene encoding SPARC, translated to MRVWIIFLLCLAGHAMAAPTEEEPVVEELVTEEPVVEDVAQETEVGANPVQIEIGDFDEAIEVVEEEEVVTENACLNHHCKKGKVCEVDESNTPMCVCQDPSTCPAAEGEFEHVCGTDNKTFDSSCQFFATKCALEGTKKGHKLHIDYIGPCKYIEPCLDSELNEFPLRMRDWLKNVLVTLYERDEDNNLLTEKQKLRVKKIYENEKRLQAGEHSLDLLAHDFEKNYNMYIFPVHWQFGQLDQHPGDGYLTHTELSPLRAPLIPMEHCTTRFFEQCDGDNDKYIALDEWAKCFGIKDQDVDNDLII